CCGCCCATCCGTGGGCGCCCGCGCCGGTGAACAGTTGCGGCGAAACCGGTTTCGATCCGCTGGCCCGGCAACCCGATCCGGCCAACCCGCTGCCGCAGTCGAATTCGACGATCAAGATCCCGGTCCCGGTGCCGCAGCTCGTGACGGTCCCGGTGCCCGGCCCGCTGCCGGACAACACCCGCGTCGACGCGGTGGCGCTGCCGGCGGATCCGTGTGCGGCGCCGTGCCCGGACGTGCGTGCCAATCCGACGCCCGCGCCCGGCGTCGTGCCCGGTGGCGGCAGCGCGGCCCTGCCGCAGGTCGAGATCGCGCCCGAGGCCGAACCCATTCCGATTCCGGTGCCCGGCGGGGAGCCGCCCGAACCGCAGGCCGCGCCCGTCGCGGACCCGCAGCCGGCCGCGCCCGCGCCGCTCGCCGCGCCGGTGCCCCCGCGGCAGGTGGCGGGCGTCGAACTGGTCAATCAGGTGACCGGGCCCGGGTCGCTCAATCGCACCGATACCCGCTGGTCGGTGGACGGCACCGACCTCGGGCTGATGTGGGAGACCAAGCCCGGTCAGGTCGCGGTGGTGTTCGGCGACACCTTCGGCAAGGGCTGGAAGGCCGGGGGAGCCGGGACCGAGCAACAGGATTGGCGCAGCAACACCCTCGCCTACAGCAGCGAACGCGACCTGTCCAAGGGGCTGGTGCTCGACGGGTTCGTCCAGAACAGCCGCTGCCACGCCGCCGAGATCCTGAACAGCCGCAAGATCAAGAACTTCGAGACCACCACCATCCCGACCTCCGGTTTCGCGGTCGGCGACCGCCAGTACCTGACCTACATGTCGGTCAATCGCTGGAGCCGGATCCCGGGCATGTGGTGGACCAACCTGGGCGGGCTCGCCTGGTCCGACGACAACGGGCGGACCTGGACCAAATCCCAGTGGGCGCGCTGGGACAACCTGTTCGGGGCGGGCCGGTTCCAGGTGGCGACGATGGTGCCGCACGGCGACTACGTCTATATGTTCGGCACCCCCAACGGGCGACTGGGCGTGATCGGCCTGGCGCGGGTGCCCGCCGCCCAGGTGCTCAACAAGTCCGCCTACCAGTACTGGATCGACGGGAACTGGGTGGCGGCCGAGGGCGCCAACGAATTGCTGGCCACACCACTGGTGTCGGGGACCGCGAGCGAACTGTCGGTGCGCTACGACGCCGATTCCGGGCAGTGGCAGCTGGTGTATCTGGACGTGACGCGCGGGCAGCTGGTGCTGCGCACCGCCGCCGAACCCCAGGGGGCCTGGTCGGAGCCGGTGCCGCTGCTGTCCACCGACGACTATCCGACCGCCTACGGCGGATTCGTCCATCCCTGGTCCACCGGCACCGACCTGTATTTCACCGTTTCGGCCTGGAACAGCTACAACGTCTATCTCATGCATGCCCGGCTGACATAGCGGCCGGTCGGTCGGAGGTATCGGCTCGGTCACACCCGGCGGGCGACACGCCAAGATCGCTACCTGGATGCCGCCGCGCGGGCTACGGTGGCAGGGATGCGTACGGCACGCTCCAGACCCACTGCCGCCCTGGCACTCTCGGGTGCGGCCGTACTCGCGATCATGCTGTTGCCCGCCGATCCCGCGAGCGCCGGGCCGCTGGCCCCCTGGCAGCCGCCGCCCATGAACGACTGCGGCGAAACGGGATTCGATCCGCTGGCCCGCAAACCCGATCCCAGTCTGCCGCCGCCCCCGCCGCCGCCCGCGCCGGACAACACCATCCACATCCAGATCCCCGACCCGCAGTTCACCCCGGTCCAGGTGCCGGGACCCAAACCGGACAACACCCGGATAGAACCGGCCGCGCTGCCGGCGGATCCGTGCGCCAACCCGTGCCCGGATCTGCGCACCGACCAGAGCCCGAAGCCGGAAAGGGCTGTGCCCGAGAGCGAATCGGCCGTGCCGTCGGAGAACTCGGCCGTGCCGTCGGAGAACTCGGCCGTGCCGTCGGAGAACTCGGCCGTGCCGTCGGGGGACTCGGCCGTGCCGTCGGGGGACTCGGCCGGCGTGCCGGGCGAGGGCGCGCCCACCCCCGAGCCGACGCCGACACCCGAACCCACACCCGAACCCACCCCGGCGCCGCAATCCGGCAGCGGTACGGGCGGGTTCCAGTTGCCGAAGCTGCAACTCGATCGCATCCCCGAAACGGTCCCGATCCCGGTGCCCGGCGGCGACCCGACCGAACCGCAACCCCAGCCCGCCCCGGCGGTCCAGCCGCTCGCGCCGGCGCCGGTCGCCGCGCCCGTCGCCCCGCGCGCCCTCGACTCGCTGGCCCTGGTGAATCAGGTGACCGGGCACGGCTCCACCAATCGCACCGATATGCGCTGGTCGGTGGACGGCACCGACCTCGGCATCATGTGGGAGTCCAGGCCGGGCCAGATCGCGGTGGCGTTCGGCGACACCTTCGGCAAGGGCTGGGCGCCGGTCGGCGCGGGCACGGGCGAGCAGGATTGGCGCAGCAATTCCCTCGCCTTCAGCAGTGACCGGGATCTGTCACACGGCTTGCGGCTGGACACGTTCGCGCAGGACAGCCGCTGCCACGCCGCGGAGGTGCTGGGCAGCCGCAAGGTCGACAACTTCGAGATCACCACCATCCCCACCTCCGGGTTCGCCCTCGACGGCCGCCAGTACCTCACCTATATGTCGGTGGCGCGCTGGAGCCGCTCCAAGCCCGGTATGTGGTGGACCAATCTGGGCGGCCTGGCCTGGTCCGACGACGGCGGCAACACCTGGACCAAGTCCGAATGGGCGCGCTGGGACAATATTTTCGGGCTCGGACGCTTCCAGGTGGTGGGCATGGCCCCACACGACGGCTACGTCTACATGTTCGGGACGCCCAATGGCCGCTTCGGCACCATCGGGCTGGCCCGGGTGCCCGCCGAGCAGGTGCTCAACAAGTCGGCCTATCAGTACTGGATCAACGGCACCTGGGTGCCCGCGCTCGGACCCGACGAATTGCTGGCCACGCCGGTGCTTTCCGGGACGGCGGGGGAGGTGTCGGTGCGCTACGACGAGTCGAGCGGGCAGTGGCAGATGGTCTATCTCGATCTCGACCATCACGCCATCGCGCTGCGCACCGCGGCCGAACCGCAAGGGGCGTGGAGCGATCCGGTGACGCTGGTCGACACCGACGACTATCCGACCACCTACGGCGGATACATCCATCCGTGGTCGACCGGCAAGGACCTGTACTTCACAATGTCGGCCTGGAACAGCTACAACGTGTACCTGATGCACGCCACCTTGCGGTGAGACAACGCTATATCGCGGTGCGACAACGCTATTCGAGGCGACGGAACCGCAGGGGCTGACCCGGCCGGGCCTGTGCGACGGCGTCCACGTCGGCGTCCACCACCACCGCGATGACCGGATAGCCGCCGGTAATGGGGTGATCGGCGAGGAAGACCACCGGCTGGCCGCTGGGCGGCACCTGCACCGACCCCAATGCCATGCCCTCCGTGGGCAATTCGCCCGATACGCTGCGTCGCAGCGTGGGCCCGGTGCGGCGGTCCAGGCGCGCGCCGATGCGATCGGTCTCCGAGGACACCGTCCACTCGCCGGCGAAAAGCGCCGCGGCGTCGGCGAACCAGTCCGCGCGGGGGCCGGGCATCGCACGCAGGGTGAGCAGGTCACCTCCCAGGGCCGGCACGGGTGCGACGTCCACGATCGGCCAGTCCCGGGGCGGCGGGCCGAGCGGCAGCACATCACCCGCGCGCAGCGGTTCCGGGCCGATGCCCGAGAGCGTGTCGCGGCTGCGAGACCCCAGCACCGGCGCGACCTCGACGCCGCCGCGCACCGCCACGTAGACCCGCAGCCCGGTCGCCGCGAAACCGAGCCGAAGCCGTTGTCCCTCTTCCATTTCCAGCACGCTGGCCGATCCCATGGGCCGGTCGTCGACGGTGATGGGCGCCGCCGCACCGGTGACCGCCACCGTGGCATGCCGTTCGGCCAGCAACTCCAGCCCGCCCAGCAGCACCTCGACGCCGGCGGCCCCCTCGGGATTGCCGACCAGCCGGTTGGCCAGCCGCAGCGAGGCCCGATCGGCCGCGCCGGCGGTGCCGACTCCGGACTCGAACCAGCCCGGGCGGCCCAGGTCCTGAATGGTGGCCAGCGGACCGACCCGCTCCACCCGCAGTCCGCTCATGCGCGCACCCCCACATCGAGGAATCGAACCCGGCTCCCGGCGCGCACCAGCGCGGGCGGTTCCCGATCCACCTGCCACATCGTCAGATCCGTGGTCCCGATCAACTGCCAGCCGCCCGGACTCTCGCGCGGGTACACCGCGGAGTAGCCGCCCGCGAGCGCCACCGCGCCGGCCGGGATGGCGGTGCGTGACTGCGTGCGGCGGGGGACGGTCAAGCGTCCGTCGGGGGACTCCAGGTAGCCGAACCCCGGTGCGAAACCCACGAAGGCGCACCGCCATACGGTGCCGGTGTGCTCGGCGATCACCTGCTCCGGGGTCAGGCCGAGCAGCCGGGCGACCTCGGCGAGGTCCGCGCCGTCGTAGCGCACCGGGATCACCAGCGGTTCGGCCGCGATGTCGTCCCCGCCCAGGGTCGCGATCGGCCGTTCCGGCAGGGAGCGGTCGCCGACGCCGACCCGCGCCGCCGCGTCCAGGCGAGCCAGCAACGCGCGCAGGTGTTTTCGCACCTGCTCGGCCGCCGCCGGGGAGGCCAGCGTGACCAGGACGGTTTCGGCGGCGGGCAGCACGTCCACCACCCCGGCCGGACGGGGACGCAGCGCGGACACCAGTTCGGCGATCATGGCGTGCAGCGGCGGAATCACCAGCAGCGCACGGTCACCCGCCGCACGCACCTCGCCGGCGGTCTCGGATTGTTCGGGATCGGTCATGGCCGTTCACCCCGCGCTCAGGCGAAAGCCCGGACAGCAGTGCCGGATTCGTCGAGGGCGGCCCGGATGCGGCGGGCCATCTCGACCGCGGCCGGGGTATCGCCGTGCACGCAGATGCTGGCGGCCGAGACCGCCACCGCGCCGCCGTCGACGCCGACGGCCTTGCCGTCGTGAGCGATCGACAATGCCTGGGCCACCGCCGCTTCCGCATCCAATACCGCGCCCGGCAGCCCGCGCGGGGCCAGCAGGCCCTCGGGGGTGTACGCGCGGTCGGCGAAACCCTCTCCCACGAAACGGGTTCCGGCGGCGTCGGCGGCGTGCTCCAGTTCCGTGGCCGCCGGTCCGAGCAGGGTCAGCGCGGGGTCGTACTCGCGCATGGCCGCGATGATGGCGTCGGCCAGCGCGCGGTCGGCGGCGGCCTGGTGATACAGCGCGCCATGGGGTTTCACGTAGCGCACCCGGTCCCCGGCGGCGCGGGCGAACCCGTCCAGGGCGCCGATCTGATAGAGGGTTTCGTCGCGCAGCGCGGCGGGGGTGACGGCGATGGCGCGGCGGCCGAAGCCCGCCAGATCGCGATGCCCGACATGGGCGCCGATGCGCACGCCCCGCTCGACGGCCAGCGCGCAGGTGCGGCGCATGATGGCCGGATCCCCGGCGTGGAAGCCGCAGGCGATATTGGCGCTGGTGACCACGTCCAGCATGGCGGCGTCATCGGCCATCACGTAGTCGCCGAAGCCCTCGCCGAGGTCGCTGTTCAGATCCAGCGTCATATGCGTCCTCCAGCCGTCGTGTCCTCCGATTGTGGGCGAGCCCGCGGTCGCCGACAAGGATCTCACGCTCAAAACTGTGTCATGGCTCACAGGACTGGTTTGC
This sequence is a window from Nocardia yunnanensis. Protein-coding genes within it:
- a CDS encoding DUF4185 domain-containing protein; translation: MGFRPRYRTRHAEIPGLLILSGVVVLGGVTVPVSISGPAAAAPAHPWAPAPVNSCGETGFDPLARQPDPANPLPQSNSTIKIPVPVPQLVTVPVPGPLPDNTRVDAVALPADPCAAPCPDVRANPTPAPGVVPGGGSAALPQVEIAPEAEPIPIPVPGGEPPEPQAAPVADPQPAAPAPLAAPVPPRQVAGVELVNQVTGPGSLNRTDTRWSVDGTDLGLMWETKPGQVAVVFGDTFGKGWKAGGAGTEQQDWRSNTLAYSSERDLSKGLVLDGFVQNSRCHAAEILNSRKIKNFETTTIPTSGFAVGDRQYLTYMSVNRWSRIPGMWWTNLGGLAWSDDNGRTWTKSQWARWDNLFGAGRFQVATMVPHGDYVYMFGTPNGRLGVIGLARVPAAQVLNKSAYQYWIDGNWVAAEGANELLATPLVSGTASELSVRYDADSGQWQLVYLDVTRGQLVLRTAAEPQGAWSEPVPLLSTDDYPTAYGGFVHPWSTGTDLYFTVSAWNSYNVYLMHARLT
- a CDS encoding DUF4185 domain-containing protein, coding for MRTARSRPTAALALSGAAVLAIMLLPADPASAGPLAPWQPPPMNDCGETGFDPLARKPDPSLPPPPPPPAPDNTIHIQIPDPQFTPVQVPGPKPDNTRIEPAALPADPCANPCPDLRTDQSPKPERAVPESESAVPSENSAVPSENSAVPSENSAVPSGDSAVPSGDSAGVPGEGAPTPEPTPTPEPTPEPTPAPQSGSGTGGFQLPKLQLDRIPETVPIPVPGGDPTEPQPQPAPAVQPLAPAPVAAPVAPRALDSLALVNQVTGHGSTNRTDMRWSVDGTDLGIMWESRPGQIAVAFGDTFGKGWAPVGAGTGEQDWRSNSLAFSSDRDLSHGLRLDTFAQDSRCHAAEVLGSRKVDNFEITTIPTSGFALDGRQYLTYMSVARWSRSKPGMWWTNLGGLAWSDDGGNTWTKSEWARWDNIFGLGRFQVVGMAPHDGYVYMFGTPNGRFGTIGLARVPAEQVLNKSAYQYWINGTWVPALGPDELLATPVLSGTAGEVSVRYDESSGQWQMVYLDLDHHAIALRTAAEPQGAWSDPVTLVDTDDYPTTYGGYIHPWSTGKDLYFTMSAWNSYNVYLMHATLR
- a CDS encoding biotin-dependent carboxyltransferase family protein, encoding MSGLRVERVGPLATIQDLGRPGWFESGVGTAGAADRASLRLANRLVGNPEGAAGVEVLLGGLELLAERHATVAVTGAAAPITVDDRPMGSASVLEMEEGQRLRLGFAATGLRVYVAVRGGVEVAPVLGSRSRDTLSGIGPEPLRAGDVLPLGPPPRDWPIVDVAPVPALGGDLLTLRAMPGPRADWFADAAALFAGEWTVSSETDRIGARLDRRTGPTLRRSVSGELPTEGMALGSVQVPPSGQPVVFLADHPITGGYPVIAVVVDADVDAVAQARPGQPLRFRRLE
- a CDS encoding 5-oxoprolinase subunit B family protein: MTDPEQSETAGEVRAAGDRALLVIPPLHAMIAELVSALRPRPAGVVDVLPAAETVLVTLASPAAAEQVRKHLRALLARLDAAARVGVGDRSLPERPIATLGGDDIAAEPLVIPVRYDGADLAEVARLLGLTPEQVIAEHTGTVWRCAFVGFAPGFGYLESPDGRLTVPRRTQSRTAIPAGAVALAGGYSAVYPRESPGGWQLIGTTDLTMWQVDREPPALVRAGSRVRFLDVGVRA
- a CDS encoding LamB/YcsF family protein, whose amino-acid sequence is MTLDLNSDLGEGFGDYVMADDAAMLDVVTSANIACGFHAGDPAIMRRTCALAVERGVRIGAHVGHRDLAGFGRRAIAVTPAALRDETLYQIGALDGFARAAGDRVRYVKPHGALYHQAAADRALADAIIAAMREYDPALTLLGPAATELEHAADAAGTRFVGEGFADRAYTPEGLLAPRGLPGAVLDAEAAVAQALSIAHDGKAVGVDGGAVAVSAASICVHGDTPAAVEMARRIRAALDESGTAVRAFA